From one Ctenopharyngodon idella isolate HZGC_01 chromosome 15, HZGC01, whole genome shotgun sequence genomic stretch:
- the LOC127495854 gene encoding ecto-ADP-ribosyltransferase 5-like, translated as MLLIVEALLLILSAPGQDHRAAVEGQIYPLDMAPNSVDDQYKGCTEKMANLVKTKYLEKELSYSPEYQKAWKLGEKNATAPGDSLTKNHSVAIYVYTNSAFNVYADFNNAVRNGKQNYTDKTFMWHSLHFLLTDAIQILNKTQNKCYSTYRGTSVQFNRNVLNSTIRFGSFASSTLDRTTAEGFGNVSCFEIKTCEGANLTQYSRFPEEEEVLIPPYETFNVTAVKTRENHSDLWCETVFVLNSTGTRSDLNCALCDGGNRVAFVNVLLTLTLLCKVLTS; from the exons ATGCTGCTGATCGTTGAAGCTCTTCTTCTCATTTTATCTGCTCCAGGACAG GATCACAGAGCTGCTGTTGAAGGACAGATATATCCACTGGATATGGCACCGAATTCTGTTGATGATCAATATAAGGGATGTACAGAGAAAATGGCAAATCTGGTGAAGACAAAGTATCTAGAGAAGGAACTGTCTTACTCGCCTGAATATCAAAAAGCTTGGAAATTGGGTGAAAAGAATGCCACGGCACCAGGAGACAGCTTGACAAAGAATCATTCAGTCGCCATTTATGTGTACACTAACTCAGCTTTTAATGTATatgctgattttaataatgcCGTTCGCAATGGTAAACAAAACTACACAGACAAGACCTTCATGTGGCATTCACTTCACTTTCTGTTAACAGACGCGATACAGAttctaaataaaacacaaaacaaatgctATTCAACCTATCGAGGAACAAGTGTCCAATTTAATCGAAATGTTCTGAACTCAACGATTCGTTTCGGCTCATTTGCATCCTCTACTCTTGATCGTACAACAGCAGAAGGTTttggaaatgtttcttgttttGAAATCAAAACTTGTGAAGGTGCGAATCTGACACAATACTCTAGGTTTCCTGAGGAGGAAGAGGTGCTGATTCCTCCGTACGAGACGTTTAATGTCACTGCCGTCAAGACAAGAGAAAATCACAGTGATCTCTGGtgtgagactgtgtttgtgttgaACAGCACTGGAACAAGAAGTGACCTGAACTGTGCATTATGTGACGGTGGAAACCGGGTTGCTTTTGTTAACGTTTTACTAACATTAACTTTACTTTGCAAAGTGCTAACCAGTTAA